The Anaerolineae bacterium DNA segment GATCACTGGTGCCGGTAGCGGCATCGGCAAAGCGTGCGCACTGCGGTTCGCCCAGGAGGGCGCCAACGTCCTGTGTCTGGATGTCAATGATCCCGCTAGTGAGGCGGCGGCCCAGGAATGCCGGCAGCACGGCGTGGAAGCCCTGGCCATGCACTGCGATGTGACGCACGAGGAAGACATCGAGCGCGCGGTGCAGGCGGCCATGGAACGCTGGGGGCGCATTGATGTCCTGGTGGCGGCCGCCGGCGTCTATCGCGGCGCGCCCCTGCCGGAGGTATCCCTGAAGCAGTGGCAGTTGGTGATTGATGTCAACCTGACGGGCGTATTCCTCAGCAATCGGGCGGTCGCGCCCATCATGATGAAACAGCGTTCCGGGAGCATCATCAACATTTCCTCCATGGCCGGCAAGACGAGCTGGCCGGCGAGCGCCGAGTATTCCGCCTCCAAAAGCGGCGTGATCGGTCTGACCCGCTCCGTGGCCATGGAGCTGGCTCCTTACGGCGCCACTGCCAACGCCGTCTGCCCGGGCAATACCCGCACGGAGATGGTGGAGTACGTCGCCGCTACCATTGCCGCCCGGGAGGGCATTTCCCCGGAGGAATGGCTGCGCCAGCGCGCCAAGGACTGCCCGATGGGCAGGTTTGCCGAGCCGTGGGAGATCGCCGGCGTCGTCGCCTTCCTGGCCTCCGAGGACTCGCGCTATCTCACCGGCCAGGCCATCGAGGTGGACGGCGGCATGGTGATGAGCTGAACCGGGTTCAGAACGATCGGGTGAGGCAATGGCGATGCCGGCACTGCTGGTGGGAGTGGATATTGGGACCCAGGGGGTCAAGGGTGTGCTGGTGGATGCGCAGGGCACGGTGCTGGCTTCCGCCAGCCTGGCGCGCGGCCCTCGTCATCCCCGACCCGGCTGGGTCGAGATGGACGCCGAACAGGATTGGTGGGTGCCGGCGGCGGAGATCATGCGCCGGCTGACCGCTCAACTCCCTGATCGTGCAGGGAGCATCGCCGCGGTGGGGGTATGCGGGCTGGTGCCCTGCCTGTGTCCGATCGACGCGGATGGCCGGCCGCTCCGGCCGGCCATCTTGTATTCGGATAACCGCGCCCTGGAAGAGTTGGCCTGGGCCAACGCGCGCGCCGGCCTGTCGCTGACCGCCGAGGCCGTGGTGCCCAAACTGCTGTGGCTTCAGCGGCACGAACCGGAGGTCTTTGCCCGCACGGCGGCGGTCCTGTCAGCGCATAACTACGTGGTACTGCGCCTGACGGGCCGGCGCAGTATGGATTATGACACGGCCAGCATCATGGGCGGCATCTTCGACCCGCACGGCCGGCGCTGGGAGGCGCGGATCTGCCAGCAGTTGGGCATTCCAGTAGAGGCCTGGCCTCCACTGTATCCCGCCACCGTGGTGGTGGGCGAGGTAACCGCGGAAGCGGAGCGGCAGACTGGCCTGCCGGCCGGCGTGCCGGTCATCGCCGGCTCCGGGGACACCTTTCCCACGATTGTCGGCTGTGGGGCCATTGACCCAGGGGATGCCATGCTCTCCTTTGGCACCACCGGCTTGCTGACCATCACCCGCCGGCCGCTGGTGGAGTCCGCCGGCGGTCCCCATTTCTCCAGCGCGGACGGCACGGCGGCTGTGGATTGGGGCGCCAACATCCTCTCGGCCAGCCGGCTGATGGACTGGTTCCTGCGGGAGTTCGGCGGGGCCGAGCGCCTCGCGGCGGAGCGGTTGGGCGAAAGCCCGTTCGTCCTGCTGGAGCAAGAGGCCGCTCGCATTCCTGCCGGCTCGGAGGGGTTGATTGTCCTGCCGCACTGGTTGGGCCGGCGCACCCCGACGCCCGATGCCACTATCCGCGGTGCTGTGCTGGGGCTCACCCCATCGCATACGGCGGCGCATCTCTATCGCGCGCTGATGGAATCGTTCGCCTACAACGTGCGGCAGAGCCTGCCGGCGCACCGTCCGAACATCAAGCGCCTGGTGGCGACGGCCGGCGGGGCGCGCAGCCGGCTGTGGCGGCAGATCTGCGCCGATGTGCTGGATATACCGCTGGAGTATTTCCCACAGGCCAGCGGCGCGCTGGGCATCGCCTTCCTGGCCGGCTTTGCGGTGAGGCAGGTAAAGGATTTTTCCACCATCAAGCGCCAGTGGCTGAGGGAGCCGGAGATGGTTTTCCCGGATGCGGGTGCCCGGGCGGTGTACGACCGGCTGTTCCCCATTTACGAGGAGTTCGATGCGGCCGTGGCCGGCCCCTTCGCTCATCTGGCGGAAATACGCGATACGTGAAAGCCTCCTGAACTTACCAGCGCAGGCGCGTGCCGGCGCATTCCGCCGGCGACAGCAGACAGGCCCGTAATGCGCCGGGGTGCTCGCCGGAGAAAATATGCACCTCCAGGCCGGGATGCCGGCGCACCAGCTCCGCCATAATGCGCACCTTGCTCCACATGCCTCCGGTCACATCCACCCCATATGATGAACCTAACTCCGCTTCCAGGGCGTCCAGTTGTGAGGCGTGGATCTCCGCCAGCAGAGCGGCCTGCGGGTGTACAAGCGGGTCGGCAGTGAAGACGCCGTCCACTGTGCCGGCCAGCAGGATGCGCGTCGGCCGGAGGATGGGGGTCAGATAGGCGAACAGCTCCTCGGTGGAGACGATGGTACAGCCCCACTGGTCGTCGAAGGCTACATCGCCGTGAATCACGGGCAGGAGGCCGGCGTCCAGGGCGCGCGCCAGCGGCTCCCAGGCCAGTTCCTGTAGCTGGCCGGCGCGACAGCGGGCCGTTGCGGAGGGCGGGAAGCTGACTGCCGGCAGGCCGGCCTCCACCAGCGCATCAGTGACCAGCCGGTTCAGGCGGGCGGCGGCGGCGCCGGTGGCGGCGAAGCCGTACCAGCCGCGCGCTTCCTCGCCTGGGCGAATGCCGCGGCGGGTGCCGTACTCGCGGCCGGCGAAATGGCCGAAGGAGCCACTGCCGTGGCCGACCAGCAGGCGCAGGTCAGGGCGGGTTTGCCGGGCCGCGGCGATCTCCTGTGCCAGCCGGCGGATGACATCCATGCGCGGCGTTTCCCGCCGGCGTTTATCCGTGATGAGAGAGCCGCCCAGCTTGAGAAATATCATCTTCCAGGCCCCTCATTGGATTTGCGCACGTATACCGTGTCGCCCTCGATGCGCACCCAGTCGCCGGTCGCAATCTGCTCTATAGGAATGAGGTCCACCATGGGTATGCCGGCGATAATGGCGCCAACCGCCACGATGGTCTCGCTCTGGGCGCAGATGATGCCGGCCGGCGCCGTGCCGTTCTTCGCCATGCGGTAGATGGTATAGGAGCCGACGGTGCTCCCCTTGCCGGTGGGGAAGACGAGGATGCGGCCGGCGACGCGCATTCCCTCCAGCGGATGCCCTGGCTCGATGATGGTGCCGCTGTCCGGGTCCACGCCGCCCAGGAAGCTGATGGGGGCCGGCGAGACCAGCGCCGTGCCTTCGGCAGTGCCGGCTTTGATGACGCGGCCGTGCAGGACCAGTTCCGGGTTCATCATGGGCCTCTCCAGTGCCCGGTGAGGGCGGCTTCCAGGCACTGCTCGGTGGTGCCGAAGCGCGTT contains these protein-coding regions:
- a CDS encoding DUF126 domain-containing protein; protein product: MNPELVLHGRVIKAGTAEGTALVSPAPISFLGGVDPDSGTIIEPGHPLEGMRVAGRILVFPTGKGSTVGSYTIYRMAKNGTAPAGIICAQSETIVAVGAIIAGIPMVDLIPIEQIATGDWVRIEGDTVYVRKSNEGPGR
- a CDS encoding isopentenyl phosphate kinase family protein, with product MIFLKLGGSLITDKRRRETPRMDVIRRLAQEIAAARQTRPDLRLLVGHGSGSFGHFAGREYGTRRGIRPGEEARGWYGFAATGAAAARLNRLVTDALVEAGLPAVSFPPSATARCRAGQLQELAWEPLARALDAGLLPVIHGDVAFDDQWGCTIVSTEELFAYLTPILRPTRILLAGTVDGVFTADPLVHPQAALLAEIHASQLDALEAELGSSYGVDVTGGMWSKVRIMAELVRRHPGLEVHIFSGEHPGALRACLLSPAECAGTRLRW
- a CDS encoding sugar kinase; its protein translation is MPALLVGVDIGTQGVKGVLVDAQGTVLASASLARGPRHPRPGWVEMDAEQDWWVPAAEIMRRLTAQLPDRAGSIAAVGVCGLVPCLCPIDADGRPLRPAILYSDNRALEELAWANARAGLSLTAEAVVPKLLWLQRHEPEVFARTAAVLSAHNYVVLRLTGRRSMDYDTASIMGGIFDPHGRRWEARICQQLGIPVEAWPPLYPATVVVGEVTAEAERQTGLPAGVPVIAGSGDTFPTIVGCGAIDPGDAMLSFGTTGLLTITRRPLVESAGGPHFSSADGTAAVDWGANILSASRLMDWFLREFGGAERLAAERLGESPFVLLEQEAARIPAGSEGLIVLPHWLGRRTPTPDATIRGAVLGLTPSHTAAHLYRALMESFAYNVRQSLPAHRPNIKRLVATAGGARSRLWRQICADVLDIPLEYFPQASGALGIAFLAGFAVRQVKDFSTIKRQWLREPEMVFPDAGARAVYDRLFPIYEEFDAAVAGPFAHLAEIRDT
- a CDS encoding SDR family oxidoreductase, translating into MKRFVGQVAMITGAGSGIGKACALRFAQEGANVLCLDVNDPASEAAAQECRQHGVEALAMHCDVTHEEDIERAVQAAMERWGRIDVLVAAAGVYRGAPLPEVSLKQWQLVIDVNLTGVFLSNRAVAPIMMKQRSGSIINISSMAGKTSWPASAEYSASKSGVIGLTRSVAMELAPYGATANAVCPGNTRTEMVEYVAATIAAREGISPEEWLRQRAKDCPMGRFAEPWEIAGVVAFLASEDSRYLTGQAIEVDGGMVMS